The sequence TTGTCCAGGCGCACGATGTGCCACGGGCCATCGACGGCACCGTCGTAGGCATACACGATGCAGCTCCCGTTGACGCTCATGGCGCCGAACGGATTGCCGCCGACGGCCAGCGCGGTCGTCAGCGGATCGCCGACGCCGCGCGCACGGCGCAGGTCGCTGGCCACCACCGCCAACGTGGCGCGCAGTTCCTGGTTGAGCCGCGTGGACTGCAGCGTCTGCCGGTTGGAACGGATGATCGACAGCACGAGCGCGAGCACGGCGGTCATCACGATCAGACCGAGCGCGAGCGCGACCATCATTTCGATCAGGGTGAAGCCGCGTGCCGGCTTCCGGAGGCGGGCGGTCAGCATGACGGCAGGCTCGACATCGTGGGCTTGCCCGCCGGCGTGCAGGCACTCGCCTGCCCCAGCGGATTGACCTGCACCTGCACGTCGTACTTGCCGCTCTGCGAGGTGAGCGTGATCTGCCGCGCACCCATCGGGACGAGCACGCCCATGTTGCTGTCGAAGGTCATGTTCGCGGGCAGCGCACCGATCGACACGGTGGGATGCGCACCGGATTCCACCGCGTAACGCGTGCCGTCGATCAGGCATTGCGTACTGTCCGTGCAATCGCAGGCCGCGGCCGTGGCGGCGGGCGCGCCACCGGTAGGCGGCGTTGCGCCGTTGCCGCCGGCGCACCAGTTGGTGCCGGTGCCCTGCAGCGAGATGCTGACGTCGAGGTCATGCTTGACCGCTTCGGCGCGCGCGTTGCTGACCAGGCTGACGAGGTCTTCCGCTGCGTTGCGCACGCGACCACGCTCGAAGAAGTCTCTGAACGACGGTACGGCGACCAGCGCCAGGATGATCAGCACCATCACCGCGACCATCAGTTCGACGAGCGTGACCCCGGGGGAAGGGTTCGCTGGACGATGCATGATGTACTCGCTTTGCGCGCAGGGGATTCGCGCTTGATGGAGGCTACGTTGCGCGATGCCTCTTCACGGGCACCCAACGGACGGACGGGCTCGTTCGTGGGACAAGCGAGTGTTGCGATGCGGAAGTCGCGCTAGCTCTGCAGTTCGCGCACCGAATGCGGATCGACTGAATAGGGATGCACGACGCCGTCGAAATCCGGCTGGGCTTCGATGCGCGCGACCCATTCACGAAGGCGTGAATATGGCGTGAGCGCGATCCCGGCTTCTTCCGCGCGGCTGGCGTAGGCGAACAAGGCGATGTCCGCGATGGTGTATGCGTCGCCTGCGATGAAGGGGTGGCTGGCGAGCAACGTATCCAGGATGTCGAGCGCGCGCAGTCCCGCCTTGCGCTTGGCCGCCACGAGTTCCGCCGAACGCCGTTCGAGCTTGCCGGTCATCGTCCAGTGGCGCAGTGCGCCGATGGTCGATTCGACGTTCTCCTGCTCGAACGACAACCATTGGTGCACCTTCGCGCGCGCGTACGGTTCGCTCGGCAGGTAACGCGTTCCGTCGGCGAGGAACGCCAGGATGGCGTTGGATTCGGCGAGCGCGCGGCCGTCGTCCAGGCGGATCGCCGGCACGCGGCCGGTGGGATTCAGCGCGAGGAAGCCGGGCGACTGCCCTTCCCCTTCGAAGATCGACACCTGCTGCGTGGCGTGGGGAATCCCGAGGTGGGCGAGCAACTGGCGGACTTTCCAGGCGTTGCGCGAAGGGAGGTAGTCGAACAGCGTGAGCATCGGCGTTGGTCCGTGTCGGTGGAGGCGCAGTGTCGGTTCGACGCGTCGCGTGCGATATCCGAATCCTGCGCCGTGGCGTATAACGCGCACTCCCTCGCAGCCGCTTCCGGAGCCCATGGCGCATTCCGACGAGACGCATTCCGATGAGGTCAGGATCGTGCCGGTCGCGCAGGACGACGCGGCCGCATTGTCTGCGCTGTGCCGCGCGATCTATCCCCAGTTCTACACGCACCTCTGGGACGACGAAGGGGCCTGGTACACGGAGGCGACCTATGGCGTTGCGACGCTGCAATCCGAACTGGCAGCCCCGAACTCGCGCTTCTGGTACCTCGAAGTCGATGGCCAGCGCGTCGGCTATCTCAAGCTGAACCTCGCGCGCGACCTCGCCGGCGAACCCGGCGGTCTGGAGATCGAACGCATCTACTTGCTGCGCGAGTTTACCGGGCAAGGGCTGGGTGGACGCCTGATGGCCTTCTCGCTCGACGTCGCCCGCGGACTGCACCGGCGCTATGCCTGGCTGCACGTCATGGACAGCAGCGAGGAATCGATTGCGTTCTACACACGCCTGGGCTTCACGATCGTCGGCGAGACCATGCTTCCCTTCGACCACATGCTCCCGCACTACCGGCGCATGTGGCGGATGCGCAAAGCGCTGGACAATTAGGCCAGCGCGTCAAGAATGTCGCGCCGCCACGGTTCCTGTTCGAATTGCCCGAGCAGTCGCCGCGTCACCATCGCGACGCCATGCATGCGCGCACCGCGCGAACCGATGCACTCGTGCGCCGCCTTGATCACCACCGCGACGCCGCGCGGTTGCAACACGCGACCCAGCGTATCGGCGATCTCCGCCGTCAGCCGCTCCTGGATCTGCAGGCGCCGGCCGTAGGCATCCACCAGGCGCGCGAGCTTGGAGATCCCCACCACGCGCTTGCCCGGCAGGTAGGCGACGTGCACCACGCCGCGGATCGCGGCCATGTGGTGTTCGCACACCGATTGCAGCGGGATGTCGCGCAGCAACACGATGTCGTCGTAACCGCCGGTTTCCTCGAAGGTGCGGCTGAGGATGCGCGCGGGGTCGAGGCGATAGCCGCCGAACCATTCCTCGTAGGCGCGCACGACGCGCGCGGGCGTCTCGTGCAGGCCCTCGCGCGCCGGTTCGTCGCCGGCCCAACGGATGAGCGTGCGCACCGCGTCCTCCGCCTCTTCGCGTGAAGGGCGCGCGGCCGGTTGGGCCGCCGGCTGCGCCAGGGAACGTTCAATGAGTTGCAGCGGGTCGTCGAGCACGACGCATACCTCGAAACAGGTGGGCCTGTTCGAATGGATGCACCAGTGCGGCAGCGGTTCCCGGGAACCGGCCCCTGCCCGCTGCATCCAATCCATTGCACCGACGAGGAGAACGACGATGGGCCACTCCGACACGCCGCCGCCAGGGCCGGATTTCGCGCAAGGCGTCGCGTTGTCGAGCGTGCCCGCAGCGGGCGTGCTCGCGGGGCATGTCGACGGCGAAGCGGTGTTGCTCGCGCGCCTGGACGACGGCCTCCACGCCGTGAGCGGCACATGCACGCATTGGAGCGGCACCCTCGGCGAGGGGCGCGTCGAAGGCGATGTCGTCCACTGCCCCTTGCACCACGCCTGCTTCAGCCTGCGCACGGGGCGGGCACTGAAAGCACCGGCCTTCGCGCCGCTCGATACGTGGTGCGTCGAGGTCGAGGGCGACAAGGTCTTCGTGCGTGCGAAGCAGGACATCGCCGGGACCCGCGCGCCAGGCACGCAGGCCCATCCGCAACGCATCGTGATCGTCGGCGGTGGCGCGGCGGGGTTCGCGGCCGCCACGCGCCTGCGCGAACTGGGCTTCGAGGGTGCGCTGACGATGTTGAGCGCCGACCACGATCCGCCGTGCGATCGACCCAACCTGTCGAAGGATTTCCTGGCCGGCAACGCGCCGCCCGAGTGGATTCCGTTGCAGCCGGATTCGTATTACACCGAACGGCGCATCGACCTGCGCCTGCGTTGCGACGTCAGCGACATCGATACGACCGCGCGCGAAGTGGTCACCGGCGCCGGCGAACGCTTCGGCTACGACGCGCTGCTCCTTGCCACGGGCGCGGAACCCGTGCGCCTGCCCACGCCGGGATTCGATCGTCCCAACGTCTTCATGTTGCGCACGCTGCAGGATGCGAGCGCAATCGTGGCGGCCGCGAAGAGCGCAAGGACAGTGGCACTCGTCGGCGCGGGCTTCATCGGCATGGAGGCCGCCGGGGCGTTGCGCGCGCGCGGCCTCGACGTGCATGTCATCGCGCGCGAAGAAGTACCGCTGGAACGGGTGTTCGGGCGCGACTTCGGCAACGGCATCACCGATCTGCATCGCGCACATGGCGTCAACATCCACCTGAAAGCCACGGCGGCGTCGTTCGACGGGGCGTCGCTCACGCTCGAAGACGGCGCGCGCATCCCCGCGGACCTGCTGATCGTCGGCGTCGGCGTGAAGCCGCGCACGCAACTCGCCGAACGCGCGGGTTTGCAGGTGCAGGACGGCATCCTCGTCGACGCGCTGCTGCAAACCTCGACGCCGGGCATCTGGGCCGCAGGCGACGTCGCGCGCTATCCGCTCGGCGAAGGTCGCGCGAGGATCGAACATTGGGTGCACGCCGAACGCCAGGGGCAAACGGCGGCGGCGAACATGCTCGGCGCGAAGCAGGTGTTCGACGATGTGCCCTTCTTCTGGACGTACCACCAGGGCCACGAATTCCGCTACACCGGGCATGCGGAGCAATGGGACGACCTGCGCGTCGACGGCAGCGTGCCGGACGGCGATTGCACGGCGCGCTTCTATCGCGGGGGACGCTTGCTGGCCGCTGCGTCGGTCGGGCGCGACGTGGAAAACCTCGAGATCGAGGCGCAATTGCGGGGTTAGGGCGCCAGCACCTTGCGATACACGATGAAACCGGTGGGCGCTGCGAGCGTGTCGTAAAGCCGGCGCGCAGTCGCGTTGGCCTCCTGCGTCTGCCAATACACCTTCGGCAAGCCCTGCGTCCGCGCGAACGCGTACACCGCTTCGATCAATGCACGCCCGACCCCTGCGCCGCGCACCGCATCGTCGACAAAGAGATCCTGCAGGTAGCAGTTGTCCTGCACCTGGATGGTGCTCCGATGCAGCACGACGTGGGCGAGGCCCACCAGCGCACCTCCTTTCTCCGCAACGAATCCAAGCACGGGTTCGGCCGGATCCAGCAGGCGCGACCAGGTCGTCGCGTTGATGGCGTCGGACAGCGCCGTCGCGCCCAGCCGCCCGTAGAACGCGTTGTAGCCGGACCAGAGCGCCGACCACTGCGCCTGATCGGCGGACGACAAGGGACGAACCATGAGATCGGACATGCGTTGGCCATTCCGCGAGGCGGACCGACAGGATGCTGCCCGCCCGATGCGCGCGCAATTGCACTTTGACGGGAGGGACTTGCGCCCCCGCCCAGACCATGTATACGCTGTATACATGCCCGACCCGACCACCGCCGAACGCATCGTCCTGGCCGCCCGCGAGCTCCTCGAGCGCGAGGGTGTCGGCGCCGTTTCGATGCGTCGCGTCGGCGACGCGGTGGGCATCACGCCGATGGCGATCTACCGGCATTTCCCGGATCGCGAGGCGCTGCTGCAACGGATCAGCGATGACGCCTTCGGGGAGATCGCGCGCCAATGGGCGGCCGCTTCGCGCAAGGGCACGCCGCTCGCGCGCCTGCTGGCCGTGCATCGCAACTACCTCGACTACGCGTTGGCGCACCCCCACCTGTTCGATTACGTGTTCTCCAGTGCGCACACCGGGACGCGCCAGTTCCCCGAGGACATGCGCGCGCATCGTTCGCCCACGCTCAACGTCGTCGCCGACCTGGTGCAGGCCGCGATGGACGAAGGCGTGCTGCGACGCGACGACGTGTGGGAGATCGTCATGACCTTCTGGGCGCATTCGCACGGATTGATCGCGCTCTACCGCGCCGGCCGCTTCAGCTACGACGCCCCGGCGTTCCGCCATTTCTACGATGCCTCCCTGCGGAGATTGATCGATGGACTCAAGGCCTGAAACGAATTTCCGGCGCACGCTGTTCGCGGCGTGCGTCGCCGTTGCGATCTCCGCCACCGCATGGTGGTTCGGCACGGGCTTGCAGCCGATCTGGTGGATGACGTGGATCGCGCCGATGCCGCTGCTCTGGCTCGCGACGCGCTTCCCGCTGCGCGTGTGGATGCCCGCGACGCTCATCGCGCCCATGCTCGGCAGCTTCAACCTGTGGTCCTACCTGCACGACAAGCTGCACCTGCCGGCGAGCGTGCTGGTCCAGCTCATCGTCCTGCCGGCCTTGGTCGCCACGCTGCTCGTTGCGCTCTTTCGTGCATGGATCCGTCGAGGGCGGCCGTTGCACGCGGCATTGGCGACGGCGGCGGCCGCCACGGCCATCGGCTTCGCAAGCGCTGCGTCCTCGCCCCACGGCACCTGGGGCGACATCGCCTACACGCAGATGGATGCGGTGTGGGTGATCCAGATCGCGGCGCTCACCGGTTTGTGGGGCATCGGGTTCGTCCTGTGGTGGGTTGCGGCATGCGTCGTCGCGGCGACGGCGCCTGCGTTGCCGCGCAAGGCGCGCATGCAGGCCGGCCTCGGTGCGGTCGGCATGCTCGCGATCAGCCTGGGCTTCGCGGCGTGGCGGCTCGCCGTGCCTGCGCCTGATGCCGAAGCGCGCGTGGGCCTGCTGGCCGTCGATGGCCCCATTCGCGCGGATGTCGACACCCCGGTCGGCGCATCGTTGTTGCGACGCTACGTCGCCGGCATCGATCGCCTGGCCGATGCGGGCGCGAACGTCGTCGTGTTGCCTGAAACGGTGTTCTCCGCCTCGCAGACCCGCATCGCACCGCTGGCCGACGTGGCCCGCGCGCGCGGCGTGCGTTTGGTGGCCGGCGTCGACCATCGCATCGCGCCGAGCGAAGAACGCAACACGGCCGTCGCCTTCGTGGCAGACGAGACGTTCGCCTACGCGAAGCAACATCTGTTGCCCGGGCTCGAATCGCAGTACCAGCCTGGCAATGCGCGCCTGTCCTTGCCGGGCACGCCCCGCATGGCGCTGGCGATCTGCAAGGACCTGGACTTCAGCCACATCGGCCGCGACAACGCCGGCACGCAATTGCTGCTCGCACCGGCGTGGGACTTCGGCGTGGATGGTTGGCTGCACGCGCGCATGGCGATGTTGCGTGGCGTGGAGAACGGATTCGCATTGGCGCGCACGGCGCGCGATGGACGCATGACCTTGAGCGACGATCGCGGGCGCGTGGTGGTGGATGCTTCGGCTGCGGGCGACGTCGCGTCCGCGATCGGCACCCTGCCCTTGCGTTCCACGCGCACGCTCTATGCGCGATGGGGCGACTGGTTCGCCTGGGTGTGCGCGGCGGCCAGCGTGGTGTTGCTGGCCGCGTTGCTCGTGCGACGGGGCGCCGCTACTCGGTGAACCCGACCACGGTCCACGTCTTCGCCGCCACCGTCGAGACAGCCTGCGTCATCGCCGAATTCGCCGACAGCCAGATGACGTTGGCGCCGGTGTTGGAATTGCGCCACAGGACGTCCGCGCGACGGTCGCCGTTGTAGTCGCCCGACGCCACGATCTTCCACACCGCGGGAACGGTGGCCACGGACTGTGTGGTCGCCGAGTTGCCCGCACGCCAGATCACGTTCGCGCCCGAGCTGATGTTGCGCCACAGGATGTCCGACTTGCCGTCGCCGTCGTAGTCGCCGGAGCCGGCCACGGTCCAGACCTGGCCCGCCACCGTCGTGACGGCCATGGTCGTCGCCGAATTCGCGGCACGCCAGATCACGTTGGCGCCGGTCGCACTGTTGCGCCACAGGATGTCCGACCTGCCGTCGCCGTCGTAATCGCCCGAGCCCACGATGTGCCAGACACTCGCGATCGTCGGCATCGCGGTCGCGGTGGTGGAGTTCCCCGAGCGCCAGATCACGCCCTGGCCGGTCGTGACGTTGTGCCACAGGATGTCGGCGCGGTGGTCGCCGTCGTAGTCGCCCGAGCCGGCCACTTGCCAGGCCGTGCCGGCCACGCGGCCGACGGCCAGCGACGCGGCGGAGCTGCCCGCGCGCCAGATCACGTTCACGCCGGAGCTGGCGTTGCGCCAGAGGATGTCCGACTTTCCGTCGCCGTCGTAATCGCCCACGCCCACCACTTGCCACGGCGGGACGGCGGTCGTCACTGCGGTGGTCGCGTTCGAAGCACCCGAGCGCCAGATCACGTTGGCCCCCGACGCTGTGTTGCGCCACAGGATGTCGGAACGTCCGTCGCCGTTGAAATCGGATTTGCGCGACATGACCGCCGGCGCGCTGATGGTGATCACGCCCGACATGCCGACGCCATTCGGCCCGCCATGTTCGTCGCAGAAGAACCGCACGGTGCCCGCCGTCGGGAACGCGACGACCGCCGACCAGGCCGCGCTGCTCAGGTTGCCGTTGCCACCTGCGCCGTCGCATCCGTTTGCGCAACGGAACGCAGTGATCGCGCCGGGATCGGAGCGCGCGTTGTGGAAGCCGCCGCCGTTCTGGAACGTCACCGTATCGCCGGCCGCAATGGTCAGCGTGTTGGGCGTGAACGTGCGGTTCGCGTTCGCCGTCACGACGTGGTTGGCGGCGGACGCCGTCGCCGACAGCACCAGGCCGGCGGCCAAGGCCGAACCGAGGGTCCCGGCATTCGCAAACGCTGATCCCTTCGCTCGCATGGCGCACCTCGCGTCTTGGCCCGATGTTCCGGGCCGAATTAGGAGGGCACCACCGCTTCGATTGCGTGAACACGCCACCGACGAGCTGCCCCGACGGCACGTGCATATCGGTTGGACGCGGATTGGTTCATCGGCGCCGCCCGGCGGTTAAAACTTCGTTGCCGGGCGGGGGGGGCAAGGATTACGCGGTCGCGCCGGATTTCGCCTTGCGCGGCGGATTGGCGGGCGCGGGATGCGTCCCTTCCGAGGCCGCGATGTGCTTCAGCGTGCAGGTATTCCCGAGCTTTTCGATCACGCCACCTGCCTCTTCGAAGGCGGTCAGGTCCGCGGCGATGCTTTCGTGCGTGGGTTCGCGATTCGCCTTCGCGAGGGGCTTGCGGGCGAACAGGTGCCCTGTGTTGCCGGGCGTTTTCACAGCCATGGTGTCGTCCTGAGTTCCGGAACAGAGCTGCACGGAGGCTCGGGACACGACGCGAGGCACGGGGCCGGTCGAGTGCCGGCCCACTATACAGGGCGAACGTGAATGCCTTCGATCAGTGGGCCGGGGCCGGCAGGGCCTTCACCGCATCGAGGGTTTCCTTCACGTGCATGTTCGGATTGAGGTCCGAATACACGTGCGCGATGTTGCCCGAGGGCGCGATCACGTAGGACGTCCGGTTCGACCACTCGGGCTTCTGCGACAGGATCGCGTCGTATTGCTTGGCGATTTTCGCGCCCGGATCGGCCGCGACCGGGAACTTGCCGCCGCAGTGCTCGGTTTCCTTCGAGAACGCGGCGAGCTCGCTCGTGTTGCCCGCGGTGACGCCGATGACCGTGGCGTGCTGCGCCTTGAAGTCGTCGATGGCTTCGGAGAACAGGTGCGCTTCCAGGTTGCAGCCCGGGGTATGGGCCGCGGGGAAGAAGTACAAGACCACCGGGCCCTTCTTCAGTGCATCGGCGAGGCTGAAGGTGAAGGGTTTGCCGGCGAGGTAGGCCGGGGCGCTGAAGTCGGGCGCCTTGGTGTCGACCTTCAGGGCGGCGAAGGACGGTGCGGCGAACGCGGCGACGGCGATGGCGCAGGAGGCGGCAAGCTTGAGCACGGGCTTCATGGCGGTCCATTCCTCGTGGGGTACGCGACAGCATAATGCGCCCCGACCGCCGCTGCAGGACGACGCCTTGGAACACCTCGCCCACCTCTCCACCTTCGTCTCGCTGATCTACGGATTGGGCGTGGCCAACGTGCTGGCGCACCTCGCCTCGCTCATCAAGCGTGGCAAGCGCGCCGACTGGTACTGGGTCCACACGCTGTGGAGCGCGTTCCTGCTCCTGGCGATGGCGAGCTTCTGGTGGTTGCTGCAGAACTGGGCCCGCGTGCCGCACATCAGCTACCTCACCTACCTGAGCATGCTGCTGATTCCTTCGCTGTTGTTCATGCTGTCGGACCTGCTGTTCCCCGATCGCGGCGAAGGCGCGGTGAACCTCAAGGCGCATTTCTTCGCGATCAAGCGCCCGCTGTTCCTGCTCCTGTCCGCCCTGGTCGCCGCCGACACGCTCGACTCCGTGCTCAAGGGTTGGCAGCACATGCGGGAGCTGGGGCCCCTGTACTGGAGCGCGCAGGTGTTCTTTTTCCTCGGCTGCCTAGTCTGCGCCCGCTCCGGCAGCGAGCGCGTGCAGGGCGCGTTCGCGGTCGTGACCTTCGGGCTGTATCTCGTCGGGATCAGCAACGCGCTGGCATCGGTCTGACCGGACCTGCGTCACGGTTGACATGACTGATGGGCCAGCGGTCGGGGCCGGTGGGGGTGGCAAACTCGCTTCTTTGTCGCGTTTCCACAGGGGAAAACCAATGAAGCGAGTGCTGCTGGCGGCTACCGTCGCCATGCTGGTCGGCGGGCTGCACGCCGAAGAACGTGTCGACCTGTCGATGACGGGTCGGATCCGCACCGAGGCCTTCCAACGCTCGCAGGTGATGCCGCTGCTGACGCACCTCACCGAGGACATCGGTCCGCGCCTCACCAATTCGCCGGCGATGGCGAAGGCCAATGCCTGGACGCGTTCGAAGTTCAACGAATGGGGCCTGGCGAACGTGCACGACGAAGCCATGAGCGAACCGTTCGGCCGTGGCTGGGAGTTCCGCTCGGCGAGCATGGAGATGCTGGGCCCGCGCGCGTTCCCGCTGCATGCGCTGCCGAAGGCGTGGACTCCGGGCACCAACGGCCCCGTGGAAGGCGAAGCGATCGCCGCCAAGCTCGAAAAGAAGGAAGACCTTGAGAAGTTCAAGGGCAAGCTGAAGGGCAAGATCGTCTTCCTCAGCGAAGCGCGCGCGTAC comes from Lysobacter sp. KIS68-7 and encodes:
- a CDS encoding peroxiredoxin, translating into MKPVLKLAASCAIAVAAFAAPSFAALKVDTKAPDFSAPAYLAGKPFTFSLADALKKGPVVLYFFPAAHTPGCNLEAHLFSEAIDDFKAQHATVIGVTAGNTSELAAFSKETEHCGGKFPVAADPGAKIAKQYDAILSQKPEWSNRTSYVIAPSGNIAHVYSDLNPNMHVKETLDAVKALPAPAH
- a CDS encoding GNAT family N-acetyltransferase, coding for MAHSDETHSDEVRIVPVAQDDAAALSALCRAIYPQFYTHLWDDEGAWYTEATYGVATLQSELAAPNSRFWYLEVDGQRVGYLKLNLARDLAGEPGGLEIERIYLLREFTGQGLGGRLMAFSLDVARGLHRRYAWLHVMDSSEESIAFYTRLGFTIVGETMLPFDHMLPHYRRMWRMRKALDN
- a CDS encoding FAD-dependent oxidoreductase translates to MGHSDTPPPGPDFAQGVALSSVPAAGVLAGHVDGEAVLLARLDDGLHAVSGTCTHWSGTLGEGRVEGDVVHCPLHHACFSLRTGRALKAPAFAPLDTWCVEVEGDKVFVRAKQDIAGTRAPGTQAHPQRIVIVGGGAAGFAAATRLRELGFEGALTMLSADHDPPCDRPNLSKDFLAGNAPPEWIPLQPDSYYTERRIDLRLRCDVSDIDTTAREVVTGAGERFGYDALLLATGAEPVRLPTPGFDRPNVFMLRTLQDASAIVAAAKSARTVALVGAGFIGMEAAGALRARGLDVHVIAREEVPLERVFGRDFGNGITDLHRAHGVNIHLKATAASFDGASLTLEDGARIPADLLIVGVGVKPRTQLAERAGLQVQDGILVDALLQTSTPGIWAAGDVARYPLGEGRARIEHWVHAERQGQTAAANMLGAKQVFDDVPFFWTYHQGHEFRYTGHAEQWDDLRVDGSVPDGDCTARFYRGGRLLAAASVGRDVENLEIEAQLRG
- a CDS encoding GNAT family N-acetyltransferase yields the protein MSDLMVRPLSSADQAQWSALWSGYNAFYGRLGATALSDAINATTWSRLLDPAEPVLGFVAEKGGALVGLAHVVLHRSTIQVQDNCYLQDLFVDDAVRGAGVGRALIEAVYAFARTQGLPKVYWQTQEANATARRLYDTLAAPTGFIVYRKVLAP
- a CDS encoding TetR/AcrR family transcriptional regulator, whose translation is MPDPTTAERIVLAARELLEREGVGAVSMRRVGDAVGITPMAIYRHFPDREALLQRISDDAFGEIARQWAAASRKGTPLARLLAVHRNYLDYALAHPHLFDYVFSSAHTGTRQFPEDMRAHRSPTLNVVADLVQAAMDEGVLRRDDVWEIVMTFWAHSHGLIALYRAGRFSYDAPAFRHFYDASLRRLIDGLKA
- a CDS encoding FG-GAP-like repeat-containing protein, with amino-acid sequence MAAGLVLSATASAANHVVTANANRTFTPNTLTIAAGDTVTFQNGGGFHNARSDPGAITAFRCANGCDGAGGNGNLSSAAWSAVVAFPTAGTVRFFCDEHGGPNGVGMSGVITISAPAVMSRKSDFNGDGRSDILWRNTASGANVIWRSGASNATTAVTTAVPPWQVVGVGDYDGDGKSDILWRNASSGVNVIWRAGSSAASLAVGRVAGTAWQVAGSGDYDGDHRADILWHNVTTGQGVIWRSGNSTTATAMPTIASVWHIVGSGDYDGDGRSDILWRNSATGANVIWRAANSATTMAVTTVAGQVWTVAGSGDYDGDGKSDILWRNISSGANVIWRAGNSATTQSVATVPAVWKIVASGDYNGDRRADVLWRNSNTGANVIWLSANSAMTQAVSTVAAKTWTVVGFTE
- a CDS encoding glutathione S-transferase family protein, whose protein sequence is MLTLFDYLPSRNAWKVRQLLAHLGIPHATQQVSIFEGEGQSPGFLALNPTGRVPAIRLDDGRALAESNAILAFLADGTRYLPSEPYARAKVHQWLSFEQENVESTIGALRHWTMTGKLERRSAELVAAKRKAGLRALDILDTLLASHPFIAGDAYTIADIALFAYASRAEEAGIALTPYSRLREWVARIEAQPDFDGVVHPYSVDPHSVRELQS
- a CDS encoding prepilin-type N-terminal cleavage/methylation domain-containing protein, with protein sequence MLTARLRKPARGFTLIEMMVALALGLIVMTAVLALVLSIIRSNRQTLQSTRLNQELRATLAVVASDLRRARGVGDPLTTALAVGGNPFGAMSVNGSCIVYAYDGAVDGPWHIVRLDNNGRITLQGSVNRPANCTPAGTPTPIGSAQVQITSLTFTPTTTSSTPPLATDENVVRQFDVTITGHLVDSDANVAAVNRTMSQTVYVRSVGTGI
- a CDS encoding GspH/FimT family pseudopilin; translation: MHRPANPSPGVTLVELMVAVMVLIILALVAVPSFRDFFERGRVRNAAEDLVSLVSNARAEAVKHDLDVSISLQGTGTNWCAGGNGATPPTGGAPAATAAACDCTDSTQCLIDGTRYAVESGAHPTVSIGALPANMTFDSNMGVLVPMGARQITLTSQSGKYDVQVQVNPLGQASACTPAGKPTMSSLPSC
- the folE gene encoding GTP cyclohydrolase I, which encodes MQLIERSLAQPAAQPAARPSREEAEDAVRTLIRWAGDEPAREGLHETPARVVRAYEEWFGGYRLDPARILSRTFEETGGYDDIVLLRDIPLQSVCEHHMAAIRGVVHVAYLPGKRVVGISKLARLVDAYGRRLQIQERLTAEIADTLGRVLQPRGVAVVIKAAHECIGSRGARMHGVAMVTRRLLGQFEQEPWRRDILDALA
- a CDS encoding nitrilase-related carbon-nitrogen hydrolase produces the protein MDSRPETNFRRTLFAACVAVAISATAWWFGTGLQPIWWMTWIAPMPLLWLATRFPLRVWMPATLIAPMLGSFNLWSYLHDKLHLPASVLVQLIVLPALVATLLVALFRAWIRRGRPLHAALATAAAATAIGFASAASSPHGTWGDIAYTQMDAVWVIQIAALTGLWGIGFVLWWVAACVVAATAPALPRKARMQAGLGAVGMLAISLGFAAWRLAVPAPDAEARVGLLAVDGPIRADVDTPVGASLLRRYVAGIDRLADAGANVVVLPETVFSASQTRIAPLADVARARGVRLVAGVDHRIAPSEERNTAVAFVADETFAYAKQHLLPGLESQYQPGNARLSLPGTPRMALAICKDLDFSHIGRDNAGTQLLLAPAWDFGVDGWLHARMAMLRGVENGFALARTARDGRMTLSDDRGRVVVDASAAGDVASAIGTLPLRSTRTLYARWGDWFAWVCAAASVVLLAALLVRRGAATR